ACAAATGTTTTAAGAGTTTTAAAACAAAAAGATCCAAAATTAGCCAAAAAACTAGCCATTTTAACGATAGTTTGTGATGTTTTAAAAGGAGTTTTGCCACTTATTGTCGCTTCATATTTAGGAGCTAGTCAAAGCGTGCTTTGGACAATGGCGGTTTTAAGTGTAGCTGGACATTGTTTTTCTATATTTTTAGGCTTTCAAGGTGGCAAAGGAGTCGCAACTGGAGCTGGAGTGATCGCTTTTTTCTTGCCAGTTGAGATCATTATCGCTCTTGTCGTTTGGTTTTTGGTCGGTAAATTTTTAAAAATTAGCTCTCTTGCTTCACTTTGCGCGTTGATAGCTCTGATTGCATCAAGCTTTATAATCCACACAGAGTTAGATGAAATTTACACACACGCTCCGATACTAATCATCGCATTTTTGGTGGTTTATAAACACATACCAAATAT
This portion of the Campylobacter concisus genome encodes:
- the plsY gene encoding glycerol-3-phosphate 1-O-acyltransferase PlsY, giving the protein MQNLILYAISYLLGSIPSGLILAKIFGHVDIKNEGSKSIGATNVLRVLKQKDPKLAKKLAILTIVCDVLKGVLPLIVASYLGASQSVLWTMAVLSVAGHCFSIFLGFQGGKGVATGAGVIAFFLPVEIIIALVVWFLVGKFLKISSLASLCALIALIASSFIIHTELDEIYTHAPILIIAFLVVYKHIPNIVRLISGKEKKVV